A genome region from Sphingorhabdus sp. SMR4y includes the following:
- a CDS encoding acetaldehyde dehydrogenase (acetylating): MDKIKCAIIGPGNIGTDLLYKLLRSEVLEPVWMVGIEPESEGLARAKELGLKTTAEGVDGLVPHVIEDGVQIAFDATSAYVHAENSRKLNELGVLMIDLTPAAIGPLCVPPINLKDLAGRKTMNVNMVTCAGQATIPMVAAVSSVQKVDYAEIIATVASKSIGMGTRKNIDEFTRTTSAAVAKVGGATKGKAIVIVNPAEPPLMMRDTVFCETADEPDQEAITAAVHEMIAAVQQYVPGYQLKNGPTFEGRKVSIFLEVEGLGDFLPKYAGNLDIMTAAAARTAEMFAQDILDGQLKLEPVKENA; encoded by the coding sequence ATGGATAAAATCAAATGCGCAATAATCGGGCCGGGAAATATCGGTACCGATCTTCTATACAAACTGCTGCGTTCCGAGGTTCTCGAACCGGTTTGGATGGTGGGCATCGAACCCGAATCTGAAGGGCTGGCCCGCGCGAAGGAACTGGGACTCAAGACCACTGCAGAAGGGGTCGATGGGTTGGTTCCCCATGTGATTGAAGATGGAGTTCAGATAGCGTTCGATGCAACTTCGGCCTATGTTCATGCGGAAAACAGTCGCAAGCTTAATGAACTGGGTGTCCTGATGATCGATCTGACGCCGGCTGCCATCGGCCCGCTGTGCGTTCCGCCGATTAACCTGAAAGACCTTGCCGGGCGTAAAACCATGAACGTCAACATGGTCACCTGCGCCGGGCAGGCCACGATTCCGATGGTCGCTGCGGTCAGCAGCGTGCAGAAGGTGGATTATGCTGAAATCATCGCCACCGTCGCTTCGAAGTCGATCGGCATGGGCACGCGCAAAAATATCGACGAGTTCACCCGCACGACCTCCGCTGCGGTAGCCAAGGTTGGCGGCGCGACGAAAGGCAAGGCTATAGTGATCGTGAATCCGGCGGAGCCCCCGCTTATGATGCGCGATACGGTTTTTTGCGAAACCGCCGATGAACCCGACCAGGAAGCTATCACTGCCGCCGTCCACGAGATGATCGCTGCCGTGCAACAATATGTCCCCGGCTATCAGTTGAAGAACGGGCCGACTTTCGAAGGCCGTAAGGTGTCGATCTTCCTTGAGGTTGAGGGACTTGGCGATTTCCTTCCGAAATATGCCGGAAATCTTGATATTATGACTGCAGCCGCTGCCCGCACCGCCGAAATGTTCGCTCAGGACATTCTGGATGGCCAGCTTAAACTAGAACCCGTGAAGGAGAACGCATAA
- a CDS encoding class I adenylate-forming enzyme family protein — protein sequence MQKSKTRSEILRRLSEGDPVFTRKEYSDVVTMFWDTVEACPDQLALVEGGRSLSYAQFGAAVAGLAARISQIVPPSGRVAICIPNSIEANVAIYAALSAGAEISTANAEYTPRELGALFEIAPPGLVLAGERNSNVAGEAADNAHAQLITVGEGGIAIEQLLDTQPTRPEVKITGDSPCIIMFTGGSTGTPKGVQRSHRSEMSIIKAMHTAWPTRDQEEVWLNVAPVSHVWGTHMGCFNPVYGRSPLIIVPRFQPDLVARLMEEHRVSVFSGGPAAIYQGLLAAPDTDLSALWLCPGGGSVFSRQTLSRWEAKTGLPILEAFGMTEGGPLTAQPLDGKHEFGTTGLPLPGIEVAITALDGSGKRLPANEKGEILIRGERVIDRYMGLPAVAEDGWLPTGDIGFKTPDGFLAVVDRKKDMLIVAGFNVYPSEIEEVLSLLPEVSDAAVVSAADDRKGEVPFAFVAADPDSGVTEKVLLSHCAEHLISYKIPQAIVVLDELPKTPARKPDKRRLGEMAKLFTQKRKGSK from the coding sequence ATGCAGAAATCGAAAACCAGATCCGAAATACTTCGTCGCCTCAGTGAAGGCGATCCGGTTTTTACGCGGAAAGAATATTCCGATGTCGTAACCATGTTCTGGGACACCGTAGAAGCGTGCCCGGACCAGCTTGCCTTGGTCGAAGGCGGCAGAAGCCTTTCTTACGCGCAGTTTGGCGCCGCGGTGGCTGGCCTCGCGGCGCGGATCAGTCAGATAGTCCCGCCTTCAGGGCGCGTCGCGATCTGCATTCCGAATTCGATCGAGGCCAATGTCGCGATCTACGCCGCGCTAAGCGCCGGCGCGGAAATTTCGACGGCCAACGCCGAATATACCCCGCGCGAACTGGGTGCACTGTTCGAAATAGCGCCGCCCGGTCTGGTCCTAGCTGGTGAGCGTAACTCCAACGTTGCCGGGGAAGCCGCCGACAATGCCCATGCACAGCTGATTACCGTGGGCGAAGGTGGCATTGCAATCGAGCAATTGCTCGACACCCAGCCCACCCGGCCCGAGGTGAAAATCACGGGCGACAGTCCCTGCATCATCATGTTCACCGGCGGATCGACCGGCACGCCGAAGGGCGTGCAGCGCAGCCACCGATCGGAAATGAGCATCATCAAGGCGATGCATACGGCATGGCCGACGCGCGATCAGGAAGAGGTGTGGCTCAATGTCGCCCCGGTCAGCCATGTGTGGGGGACACACATGGGCTGCTTCAACCCGGTCTATGGCCGCTCGCCCCTCATCATTGTACCCCGCTTTCAGCCGGATCTGGTCGCGCGTTTGATGGAGGAACATCGGGTCAGCGTGTTCAGCGGCGGTCCGGCAGCGATCTATCAGGGCTTGCTTGCGGCCCCGGATACGGACCTTTCTGCCCTGTGGCTGTGTCCGGGCGGCGGCTCGGTCTTTTCCCGGCAAACCCTGTCGCGGTGGGAGGCCAAGACCGGCCTACCGATCCTTGAGGCGTTCGGCATGACGGAAGGCGGCCCACTCACCGCGCAGCCACTCGATGGCAAGCATGAATTCGGCACCACCGGACTTCCCCTGCCAGGCATAGAAGTAGCCATAACAGCACTCGACGGCAGCGGCAAGCGGCTGCCCGCGAACGAGAAAGGCGAGATACTGATCCGGGGCGAGCGGGTGATCGATCGCTACATGGGTTTACCTGCCGTGGCTGAAGACGGCTGGCTCCCCACCGGAGATATAGGTTTTAAGACACCGGACGGATTTCTGGCCGTCGTTGACCGCAAGAAAGACATGCTGATCGTCGCCGGGTTCAATGTCTATCCTAGCGAAATCGAGGAAGTGCTTTCCTTGCTTCCCGAGGTTTCGGACGCTGCGGTGGTCTCCGCGGCGGATGATCGCAAGGGTGAGGTGCCATTCGCCTTCGTGGCCGCCGATCCGGACTCCGGCGTGACGGAAAAAGTCTTGCTGAGCCACTGCGCCGAACACCTCATAAGTTACAAGATTCCTCAAGCCATCGTCGTGCTTGACGAACTTCCGAAAACTCCTGCTCGCAAGCCGGACAAGAGACGACTGGGAGAGATGGCCAAGCTGTTCACACAGAAACGAAAGGGTTCGAAATAA
- a CDS encoding TonB-dependent receptor produces MKKSLLTTAAILPFLLCPAAANAQSDTSDEADQAGEAQPKADAQADGAGGMIIVTATRREESLQKVPVAVTAVSTEVLTTSGVEQVRSLNQVVPGFNGGRNQNVMQPSIRGVGSSGTSVGDESNVAVYVDGVYQGDPYSTQIDLVEISRVEVLRGPQGTVFGRNATGGLVNVVTPDPQFTPRARIKGSWGRLREDANNFDIRAYVTGGLTDTIAADLAVLYRNQDGYATNLLNGGAVGDTEIASIRSKLLFQPSDQAEFILTVAYVDTHEEIAATAQPFEGNSLGAQFAGAIIPDEPWEISNFAFGTAGLSDFTRLDIALKGQLDLGGVILESTSSYMRTRVHQIADSDSTNILLGETNMRVKPDTFTQELRLISDNGSPLSWTAGVYYYQLKGEQPLILINRRDVATPVTPITIEPEVENSSIAAFVEGTYDLTPSLSVTLGGRYTTETRKFSQRINGNQLFTDAEEDFDKFTYRVAVQYEASPDLNLYATYGTGFKSGTFNTFGTSNVAVEPETIEAIEFGIKSDPLPWLRANLATFYYTYDNLQVTARAANNAFVLQNAASAEIYGGELELAAEPIVGLNLRAAIAYTHAEYDEFFNAQVFIPQAGGGNMVSSADASGNQLVRTPEFTLTLGGRYTFDAFDGEAFIGGNLFHSSAVYYDYLNIFSQDSYELLSAEIGWTSPDDDLTFRIFSKNLTNAAVAQQISPGPLAAYIIYERPREVGASLEFRF; encoded by the coding sequence ATGAAGAAATCATTGTTAACAACAGCAGCCATACTGCCTTTCCTGCTCTGTCCGGCTGCGGCCAATGCCCAGAGTGACACCTCGGATGAGGCCGACCAGGCGGGCGAGGCCCAGCCAAAGGCGGATGCGCAAGCTGATGGCGCGGGCGGAATGATCATCGTCACCGCCACGCGCCGGGAAGAAAGCCTGCAGAAAGTCCCCGTGGCAGTGACCGCCGTGTCGACTGAGGTGCTGACGACCTCGGGCGTCGAACAAGTCCGATCTCTCAACCAGGTCGTGCCAGGGTTCAACGGCGGCCGCAACCAGAACGTAATGCAGCCCAGCATTCGCGGTGTCGGTTCGAGCGGTACTTCGGTCGGCGATGAGTCAAACGTCGCCGTCTATGTGGACGGAGTTTACCAGGGCGATCCCTATTCGACACAGATCGACCTTGTCGAAATCTCCCGCGTTGAGGTTCTTCGCGGGCCGCAGGGCACGGTGTTCGGCCGCAACGCCACTGGTGGTCTGGTCAACGTCGTGACCCCGGATCCTCAGTTCACACCGCGCGCCCGTATCAAGGGAAGCTGGGGTCGCCTGCGCGAGGATGCGAACAATTTCGACATCCGTGCCTACGTTACCGGCGGCTTGACCGACACAATCGCTGCCGATCTCGCCGTACTCTATCGCAATCAGGACGGATACGCGACGAACCTACTCAATGGCGGCGCTGTCGGCGATACCGAAATTGCGTCGATCCGGTCCAAGCTGCTGTTCCAGCCGAGCGACCAGGCCGAGTTCATTCTGACGGTCGCATATGTCGATACGCACGAAGAAATTGCGGCCACTGCCCAGCCGTTCGAGGGGAACTCGCTGGGCGCGCAGTTCGCCGGCGCGATCATTCCCGACGAACCTTGGGAAATCTCCAATTTCGCCTTCGGAACGGCTGGCCTGTCTGACTTCACCCGACTGGACATCGCGCTGAAGGGACAGCTCGATCTGGGCGGGGTCATTCTGGAATCGACCAGCTCTTACATGCGTACGCGCGTGCACCAGATCGCCGATTCCGATAGCACCAATATTCTTCTCGGCGAAACTAACATGCGGGTCAAACCCGATACGTTCACACAGGAACTGCGGCTTATTTCGGACAATGGTAGTCCCCTCAGCTGGACTGCTGGCGTCTATTATTACCAGCTGAAGGGTGAGCAGCCGCTTATCCTGATCAATCGCCGGGACGTCGCTACCCCGGTCACGCCGATCACGATCGAGCCGGAAGTGGAGAATTCGTCAATCGCTGCCTTTGTCGAAGGCACCTATGATCTGACGCCGAGCCTCTCGGTAACGCTGGGCGGACGTTACACCACGGAGACGCGAAAGTTCTCGCAGCGTATCAACGGCAACCAACTGTTCACGGATGCGGAGGAGGATTTCGACAAATTCACTTACCGCGTGGCCGTCCAGTACGAAGCTTCGCCTGATCTGAACCTCTACGCCACCTATGGCACCGGGTTCAAAAGCGGCACCTTCAACACTTTCGGCACTTCGAACGTAGCGGTCGAGCCGGAAACGATCGAGGCGATCGAGTTTGGCATAAAATCCGATCCACTGCCGTGGCTGCGGGCGAACCTTGCAACCTTCTATTACACCTATGATAACTTGCAAGTGACCGCGCGGGCAGCCAATAATGCGTTCGTCCTGCAGAACGCGGCCAGCGCAGAGATCTACGGTGGAGAGCTCGAGCTTGCGGCAGAACCTATTGTCGGTTTGAATCTGCGTGCGGCCATCGCCTACACTCATGCCGAGTATGATGAATTTTTCAACGCGCAGGTATTCATTCCCCAAGCGGGCGGCGGAAACATGGTTTCATCCGCCGATGCCTCTGGCAATCAGCTGGTCCGCACCCCGGAGTTCACTCTGACACTGGGCGGACGTTACACATTCGATGCGTTCGATGGAGAAGCCTTCATCGGTGGCAACCTCTTCCATTCGAGTGCGGTATATTACGATTACCTCAACATCTTTAGCCAGGATTCTTATGAACTTCTGTCGGCAGAGATCGGTTGGACCAGCCCTGATGACGATCTTACTTTCCGCATCTTCTCGAAGAATCTCACCAACGCAGCGGTGGCCCAGCAAATCTCGCCTGGACCGCTCGCCGCCTACATCATCTACGAACGCCCACGTGAAGTAGGCGCAAGCTTAGAATTCAGGTTCTGA
- the dmpG gene encoding 4-hydroxy-2-oxovalerate aldolase, with protein MTLDDQVRGRKLKLHDMCLRDGMHSMRHQITLDQMVDIASGLDDAGVPLIQVTHGDGLGGSSLNYGRGLHSDREYISAVAKVVKNTTISVLHVPGIGTLDELRMAADSGAGCVHVASHCTEADVTEQHIGLGRELGLDTVGFLMMAHMTTPEHLIEQALLMEGYGATTIYCVDSAGYMLPDDVTIRIGGLRTALQDATEIGFHAHHNLGMGVANSLAAVAAGADRIDGSAAGLGAGAGNTPLELMAAVSERMGIETGVDLFKLMDVAEDRVLPIMPQPPRADRDSITLGFAGVYSTFLYQAKEAEQKYGLSARDILIELARKKMIGGQEDMIEDTALSMAKERDLV; from the coding sequence ATGACGCTGGATGATCAGGTCAGAGGACGTAAGCTGAAACTGCATGACATGTGCCTGCGTGATGGTATGCATTCGATGCGCCATCAAATTACTCTGGATCAGATGGTCGACATCGCCTCGGGTCTTGATGATGCCGGAGTACCCTTGATTCAGGTCACCCATGGTGACGGGCTGGGGGGATCGTCTCTCAATTACGGGCGCGGTCTGCATTCGGATCGTGAATATATTTCGGCAGTGGCCAAAGTCGTTAAGAATACAACCATTTCGGTCCTTCACGTTCCGGGCATCGGGACGCTGGACGAATTGCGGATGGCCGCTGATAGCGGAGCCGGTTGCGTTCATGTGGCCTCCCACTGCACCGAGGCTGATGTTACCGAACAACATATCGGTCTGGGGCGCGAACTTGGCCTCGATACGGTCGGCTTCCTGATGATGGCGCATATGACTACGCCTGAACATTTGATCGAACAGGCATTGCTGATGGAAGGATATGGGGCGACAACAATCTATTGCGTGGATTCGGCCGGCTACATGCTACCCGATGACGTAACAATTCGCATTGGCGGGCTGCGCACAGCCTTGCAGGATGCGACCGAGATCGGTTTTCATGCCCATCACAATCTTGGCATGGGTGTAGCAAATTCGCTGGCGGCAGTGGCGGCCGGCGCGGATCGTATCGATGGTTCGGCGGCCGGACTGGGCGCTGGAGCGGGCAATACACCGCTGGAATTAATGGCCGCCGTCAGCGAACGGATGGGTATCGAAACCGGCGTCGACCTGTTCAAGCTCATGGACGTGGCGGAAGACCGGGTGCTGCCGATCATGCCGCAACCGCCCCGTGCAGACCGGGATTCTATCACGCTCGGCTTTGCGGGTGTCTATTCGACCTTCTTGTATCAAGCCAAGGAAGCGGAGCAGAAATACGGCCTATCCGCGCGCGACATCCTGATTGAATTGGCTCGCAAGAAGATGATCGGCGGACAGGAAGACATGATCGAGGACACAGCTCTATCAATGGCCAAGGAACGCGACCTGGTCTAG
- a CDS encoding fumarylacetoacetate hydrolase family protein, with translation MTIEPSTITSLGDELYDALLANETIPNLRDRNPDIDIVDAYRIQERMVARRLETGEKIIGKKIGVTSKIVQEMIGVFEPDFGQLTDAMLVADDATVECKSLIQPKAEGEIAFILKHDLTGPGVTAADVLEATEYVTACFEIVDSRIRDWDIRIQDTVADNASCGIFAIGTQKVDPRDIDLASVSMKIDCNGTEVSNGVGAAVQGSPLNSVAWLANTLGRLGMPFKAGEIILSGALGPMVEISAGDTLRLSLSDGLGTCRMTFI, from the coding sequence ATGACAATTGAACCTTCGACCATCACTTCATTGGGTGATGAGCTTTACGATGCCCTGCTCGCTAATGAAACGATCCCCAATCTTCGGGACCGGAATCCGGATATAGATATCGTCGATGCTTACCGCATCCAGGAACGCATGGTTGCGCGGCGGTTGGAGACCGGTGAGAAGATTATCGGCAAGAAAATCGGAGTCACATCCAAGATAGTGCAGGAGATGATCGGGGTGTTTGAACCCGATTTTGGCCAGTTAACCGATGCCATGTTGGTTGCCGATGACGCCACAGTAGAGTGCAAGTCTCTCATCCAGCCAAAGGCCGAGGGAGAGATCGCCTTTATCTTGAAACACGACCTGACAGGGCCGGGTGTGACGGCGGCAGATGTTCTTGAGGCGACCGAATATGTCACTGCCTGCTTCGAAATTGTCGACAGCCGTATTCGCGACTGGGACATCCGGATTCAAGATACTGTTGCCGACAATGCTTCATGCGGAATTTTCGCGATCGGCACGCAAAAGGTCGATCCGCGCGACATTGATCTAGCCAGCGTGAGCATGAAAATCGACTGCAATGGAACCGAAGTTTCAAATGGCGTCGGCGCTGCGGTTCAAGGTTCGCCGCTCAACTCGGTCGCATGGCTCGCCAATACGCTGGGTCGTCTGGGCATGCCGTTCAAAGCAGGTGAAATCATCCTTTCCGGGGCGCTTGGCCCGATGGTCGAAATATCGGCCGGCGACACGCTGCGGCTCAGTCTTAGCGATGGTCTGGGAACCTGCCGGATGACCTTCATCTAG
- a CDS encoding IclR family transcriptional regulator, whose amino-acid sequence MSSRISRVLKAVGSIVLQNIGPTLRILPALTTEPFGLEPHPVRKIIEMNEEAGTSVAERLLDLLECLSSSPLTVREISETSGIPLSTAHRLLRPLVARKYVLRHGRGRYLLGIASLELGARVDLDSIITSATRPIIADLAKTCRRTVHLGVFRDNLVRYLVKVDAGYSRTPSQEMTEVEAYCTGVGKMLLAQLAHDQLEEYLAPDDFVPLTQNTISQADALRKEIGDVRRQGWAMDRGEIYSELRCLAVPIEDRTGRLMAAVSVTEVCTDENFEEAEERLLTLLPSIVEAAEAISVLLRAS is encoded by the coding sequence ATGAGTTCGCGAATCTCCCGTGTTCTGAAAGCGGTCGGATCAATCGTTCTTCAGAACATTGGGCCAACTCTCCGCATTCTACCAGCCTTGACAACCGAGCCTTTTGGTCTAGAGCCTCACCCTGTGAGAAAAATCATCGAGATGAATGAAGAGGCGGGTACATCGGTTGCCGAGCGATTGCTCGACTTGCTTGAGTGCCTTTCATCGTCACCTTTGACGGTAAGGGAAATATCCGAAACTTCCGGAATACCTCTTTCGACCGCTCATCGGTTGCTGCGGCCACTGGTGGCGCGCAAATATGTGTTGCGGCATGGGCGGGGGCGCTACCTGCTCGGGATCGCCAGCTTGGAACTTGGAGCGCGCGTGGATCTCGATTCCATTATCACCAGCGCTACCCGTCCAATCATCGCGGACCTCGCCAAAACCTGCAGGCGCACGGTGCATCTTGGCGTTTTTCGGGACAATCTGGTCCGCTACCTGGTAAAAGTCGATGCTGGATATTCGCGTACTCCCTCTCAGGAGATGACCGAAGTCGAGGCCTATTGCACCGGGGTCGGCAAGATGCTGCTTGCCCAGCTCGCTCACGATCAGCTGGAGGAGTATCTGGCACCAGACGATTTCGTCCCTCTGACGCAGAACACCATTTCGCAGGCCGATGCCTTGCGGAAGGAGATCGGCGACGTGCGCAGGCAAGGCTGGGCGATGGACCGGGGTGAGATATATTCCGAATTGCGCTGTCTGGCGGTGCCGATAGAGGATCGGACCGGGCGGCTGATGGCGGCAGTTTCGGTCACCGAGGTGTGCACCGACGAAAATTTCGAAGAGGCGGAGGAGAGGCTGCTCACGCTCCTGCCGAGCATCGTCGAGGCGGCGGAGGCAATCTCCGTCCTGCTGCGGGCTTCGTAG
- a CDS encoding SDR family NAD(P)-dependent oxidoreductase — translation MVEILSGQTAVITGAASGIGEAVALRFVEEGANVVALDRNADALADLADRLGDRCAVIAGDCTDAEICKRGVALALQKFGKLDCVVANAGVYDWYKRIDRMDTADVEGAFEELFRINVLSTLLIARSSIEALRESGGSLIVSCSNASFRAGGGGTLYTASKFALRGVVYQLAYEWAPQVRVNGVAPGGTITGLSGLDALESSSRRLDSEERTVEMVAKASPLGRAAAAEDHSGCYVLLASRRDGKNLNGTILVSDGGLSSRMG, via the coding sequence ATGGTGGAGATTCTATCGGGACAGACTGCGGTGATCACAGGGGCTGCTTCGGGCATCGGAGAAGCGGTGGCCCTGCGCTTCGTAGAAGAGGGAGCGAATGTGGTCGCGTTGGATCGTAATGCGGATGCGCTTGCTGACTTGGCGGATCGTCTGGGCGATCGATGTGCGGTCATAGCGGGCGATTGCACTGATGCCGAGATCTGCAAACGCGGCGTCGCGCTTGCGCTGCAAAAATTCGGTAAGCTGGACTGCGTGGTTGCAAATGCAGGTGTGTACGATTGGTACAAGCGAATAGACCGGATGGACACGGCCGATGTGGAGGGCGCGTTCGAGGAGCTGTTCCGTATCAATGTACTTTCAACCTTATTGATCGCACGATCCTCTATTGAGGCGCTGCGGGAATCGGGCGGCTCCTTGATAGTGAGCTGTTCCAACGCCAGTTTCAGAGCTGGCGGGGGCGGGACGCTCTATACTGCGAGCAAGTTTGCGCTGCGCGGCGTGGTCTATCAGTTGGCTTATGAATGGGCACCGCAAGTGCGCGTTAATGGGGTCGCTCCGGGCGGGACGATAACCGGCCTGTCGGGTCTCGACGCGTTGGAGAGCTCTTCACGTCGGCTCGACTCCGAAGAACGGACCGTTGAAATGGTGGCGAAGGCATCGCCGCTAGGAAGAGCTGCCGCGGCAGAGGATCATTCAGGATGCTACGTGCTGCTTGCGTCCCGGCGCGACGGCAAGAACCTCAATGGAACGATCCTAGTTAGCGACGGCGGACTCAGTTCGAGAATGGGATAA
- a CDS encoding alpha/beta fold hydrolase produces MSSNLRLPDIGASIDVDGIQTNYHEHGEGDPVILLHGSGPGVTAWQNWQGILPRLGETHRVLAPDIVGFGFSPLPEGEKPGIKLWTRHLAGFIDAMGLDRVILVGNSFGGALALGMMANHSDKVRSLVLMGTPAGEFEQTQGLANSRTFEPSMDAMRAMMQAFPYDPSIVTDEAVAARLRVAEIASGKETIRKLQPGEEQNAKGSRIVKGIPLQQLDAITVPVLILHGREDKMIPLQVAVRMHEHLKRSEMHVFGQCGHWVQLEREEQFLEQVRGFLRNN; encoded by the coding sequence ATGTCCAGTAATCTGAGGCTCCCCGATATCGGGGCTTCGATAGACGTCGACGGTATCCAGACGAATTATCATGAACACGGTGAAGGCGATCCAGTGATCCTCCTTCACGGTTCGGGTCCGGGCGTCACGGCATGGCAGAATTGGCAAGGAATCCTGCCTCGCCTTGGCGAAACGCACAGGGTTCTGGCCCCTGATATCGTGGGATTTGGCTTCAGCCCTTTGCCCGAAGGCGAAAAACCGGGGATCAAGCTGTGGACCCGGCATCTGGCGGGCTTCATCGACGCCATGGGCCTCGATCGAGTGATACTAGTTGGCAACAGTTTCGGCGGCGCGCTGGCGCTTGGGATGATGGCTAATCACTCCGACAAGGTGCGCTCGCTCGTTCTCATGGGGACGCCAGCGGGCGAGTTCGAGCAGACCCAAGGTCTGGCGAACAGCCGGACCTTCGAACCCAGCATGGATGCCATGCGCGCAATGATGCAGGCCTTTCCCTACGATCCGTCGATCGTCACCGACGAGGCCGTCGCCGCGCGGTTGCGCGTCGCCGAGATCGCCAGCGGTAAAGAAACCATCCGCAAACTGCAGCCCGGCGAGGAACAGAATGCCAAGGGGTCGCGCATCGTGAAGGGCATCCCGCTGCAGCAGCTTGATGCGATCACCGTGCCGGTGCTGATCCTTCACGGGCGGGAAGACAAGATGATCCCGCTGCAGGTGGCGGTACGTATGCACGAGCACCTCAAGCGTTCGGAAATGCACGTATTTGGTCAGTGCGGCCATTGGGTGCAACTGGAACGCGAGGAACAGTTCCTTGAACAGGTCCGGGGTTTTCTCCGCAACAACTGA
- a CDS encoding class I adenylate-forming enzyme family protein encodes MVASNDGHAWQDHYPQSARDLSLPEPRALVGLLDDAARDFADRPCLTLEDWTLSYGEVAELVSRIGAGLSQMGIKPGERVGYMGPPHPLFTLGCFAMWQIGAVYVGLNPLYSAERLAGQCVDSSLKAIITFDEPGLLAKAQQICDHIGHPVPLLVGSFTQDPREAIALQGTENRSAVQTIPDLLAADGTAERAIFDPIAHPAVLQFTGGTTGVPKAAVLTHHNLLVNSAQMVSWYPHLEPSREVMLSAAPVTHAGGIGPVQNFTMQLAGELVSLPRFDPMKTLDLIEKRKITILLMAPTMAIALLEAARERPIDWSGMKCVQCGAGPVPAELKERFMQATGHWITTLYGMSETAPAVVYSPPERKLAQFTGIPLPFTEVEIRKTDDPHQQAAAGEVGEICLRGPQVMKEYWRSPEATEQAFVDGFFRSGDLGSMNEEGLVTVSDRLKDMIIASGFNIYPADIESAILAHPAVREAAVIGVPDDYRGETAKAIVSLRRGEQLDLEQLKDFLTGRLSPMEIPTILSIVDEIPRNENMKISRLDLREREGHTPR; translated from the coding sequence ATGGTAGCGAGCAATGACGGACACGCATGGCAGGACCATTATCCCCAAAGTGCCCGCGACCTTTCCCTCCCCGAACCACGCGCGCTGGTCGGGCTGCTCGATGATGCCGCCCGTGATTTTGCTGACCGGCCCTGCCTAACGCTAGAGGATTGGACGCTCTCTTATGGTGAGGTCGCCGAACTTGTGTCACGCATCGGGGCCGGGCTTTCTCAAATGGGTATCAAGCCGGGGGAAAGAGTTGGCTATATGGGCCCGCCCCATCCCCTGTTCACGCTCGGCTGTTTCGCGATGTGGCAAATCGGTGCAGTCTATGTCGGGCTTAATCCATTATACAGCGCGGAGCGATTGGCCGGGCAATGTGTCGACAGCAGCCTGAAAGCGATCATCACTTTCGATGAGCCCGGGCTGCTTGCCAAAGCGCAACAGATTTGCGATCACATCGGCCATCCCGTGCCCTTGCTGGTCGGTTCCTTTACACAGGATCCGCGCGAAGCCATCGCGCTGCAAGGGACAGAGAACCGCTCAGCCGTGCAGACCATTCCCGACTTGCTAGCCGCTGACGGGACGGCGGAGCGAGCCATTTTCGATCCTATCGCTCATCCGGCGGTGCTGCAGTTCACAGGCGGCACCACCGGTGTGCCCAAGGCTGCGGTCCTCACCCATCACAATCTGCTGGTTAATTCGGCCCAAATGGTTAGCTGGTATCCCCATCTTGAACCGAGCAGGGAAGTAATGCTGTCCGCCGCGCCGGTGACCCATGCGGGCGGGATTGGCCCGGTTCAAAATTTCACGATGCAACTGGCGGGCGAACTGGTTTCGCTTCCGCGCTTTGATCCGATGAAGACGCTCGACCTGATCGAAAAACGGAAGATCACCATTCTTCTGATGGCCCCAACGATGGCCATCGCTTTGCTTGAGGCGGCGCGGGAACGACCGATTGATTGGTCAGGGATGAAATGCGTTCAGTGCGGTGCGGGACCGGTCCCAGCAGAGCTGAAGGAAAGATTCATGCAGGCCACCGGCCACTGGATCACCACTCTTTACGGCATGAGCGAAACCGCCCCTGCCGTCGTCTATTCCCCGCCTGAGCGTAAACTTGCGCAGTTCACCGGTATTCCTCTGCCCTTCACCGAAGTGGAAATCCGCAAGACCGATGATCCCCATCAACAGGCGGCAGCCGGCGAAGTTGGCGAAATCTGTCTACGCGGTCCGCAGGTGATGAAGGAATATTGGCGCAGTCCTGAAGCTACGGAGCAGGCATTTGTCGACGGCTTCTTCCGCAGCGGCGATCTGGGTTCGATGAATGAAGAGGGGCTGGTTACCGTTAGTGACAGGCTGAAGGACATGATTATTGCTAGCGGCTTCAATATCTACCCTGCTGACATTGAAAGCGCGATTCTGGCCCATCCCGCTGTCCGAGAGGCGGCGGTCATCGGCGTACCCGACGATTACCGGGGTGAAACCGCCAAAGCTATTGTAAGTTTGCGCCGGGGAGAGCAGCTTGATCTCGAGCAGCTCAAGGATTTTCTCACTGGACGTCTTTCACCGATGGAAATTCCGACGATCCTGTCGATCGTCGACGAAATTCCGCGCAATGAAAATATGAAGATTTCACGGCTGGACCTGCGTGAACGCGAAGGCCACACTCCGCGCTGA